From Thermoleophilum album:
GGTTGGGCACGAAGCCGTTTCCGTTGCGGAGAATTGCGGTGACGAGCGCACCGTCGGGCAGTTCGAGGTCGCCCACCCGGCGTCCGGCAGCGGGACTGCCAGCGTCGACCTCGAGCTCGATGATCTCGAGCTGCTCGGCGGGCAGGTCGAGGAGGTGTACGAGGCCGTACTCGGGAACCTCGTGCTCGATGAGGCGCAGGATAAGGTCGGTGGCGGAAACCACCGGGCTGATCCCGAGCAGCTTGAAGTGCTGGAGGTTGCGGGGGTTGTTGCAGCGCGCGACGATCCGCGGGACGCCGTACTTCTCGCGCGCGACCTGCGAGATGAGGATGTTGTCCTCGTCGTCGCCGGTCACCGCGATAACGAGATCGGCGCGCTCGATGCCGGCGCGCTCGAGCACCCACAGCTCGGACCCGTCGCCGTACTGGATTGCGTGTTCGAGCTCCTCCTCGACGATCTGGTAGCGGCGCAGGTTCGACTCGATGACGGTGACCTCGTGGCCCTTGTTGATCAGCTCGCGCGCAAGGTTCCAGCCGACCTTGCCGGCGCCGACGATGATCACGTACATCGGTTTCGCCATCGCTAGCCGGCGACGCCTTCGAAGCGGATCTGACCGTAGACGGCGGCGCGCATCAGGTCGATCGCGGTCTGGGTGGGACAGACAGTCTGGAGTCCTTGCTCGGAGTACCAGCGAGCACGCAACGGGTCGAGCACGCGCACCACGACGCGCTCGACGTTGAACTGGCGCTTGGCGATCTGCGCTACGACGAGGTTGGTGTTGTCGCCATCGGTGGAAGCCACGAAGGCGTCGGCTTGCTCGATGCCCGCCTCCTTGAGGGCGTCGAGCTCGAGCGCCGTGCCAACGGTGAACCGTCCGCCACGTTCCTCCCACGTGAGGTCGCTGCCCTGGTTCAGCAGCTGGATCGCTTCCGGGTCCTCGTCGAGTACCGACACCTGGTGGCCGTCGGCGAGAAGCGCCTTGGCGATCGCCGATCCGACCCGTCCCGCTCCGACGATGAGCACGAACATCGAGGGTTCACTCTATCGGCACCTCTGGGCAAGCGCGTGATCTACCGTCACGCGCGCACAGCCGTGCGCACCCGGCCGCTGTCGACGAGAGCACGAGCCGGGCTTTCGGCGGCCACCGCCGCGCACAGCGAACGCCACGGCCTAGGGCGCGACGCCGACGCGCTCGCCTTCCTCGCCGGCGGGCGGTGCCGTGAGGATCACACGGCAAGGCGCCTTCTCGAGCACATAGCGAGTGAGCTCGCCGAGCGTGCGGTCGCGCGGCGAGCCACGTCCGCCCAGCACCCGCCCCCCGCGCGTGCGCGACGGTGCCTCGGCCGCCAAAACGATCGCCTCGACGCCGCGACGACGCGCCTCCTGGACGATCGCTTGCCCTGCCTGGCGCGTGCGTACGACCGCCGTCTGCACATGCACTCCCTCGTACTCCTCGCCCACCGCGCGAGCGCGCTGCAGCGCCCGACGGGCCGTCTCGAGCCGCTCTTCGGGCAGGGCCGCGTCGAGCGGCAGCGAGAGCGGGATCTCGAGCGGATAGATCACCTCGAGCATCGGCGGCCCCTCGGTCTCGTCAGCCTCCTCCGCGGCGAGCCGGCCGGCCGTGCCGACGATCTCGACGTCCATCGGATCACCCGTCACCGGGACGAGGATGCTGCGGTACTCCTGCTCCAGCGGTTCACGCAGCACCGACTCGGGCACCCGGAAGCGCTTCGTCAGCGGCTTGCCGCTTGTCCGCCGGTAGCCGACGTAGAGTGCGAGACCCACGGCGAGCCACGCCAACCCGAGCCAGCGGGCGCCGGGGTGCAGCACGAGCACGCTCACCCATCCCGCTGCTGCGAGGAGCGCGCCCAACAAGGTCGGCAGCGGCACGACCGCGCCGCGCACGCGGATCCCGAGCGGAACCCGAAACGGCCGCTGTCGTGCACCTTCCCGGAAGCGCAGGACGAGCACCGACAGGTGCGCGATGGTGAATGCGAGTAGAGCGCCGAACGCGTACAGCCCGAGCAACAGATCGACGTCGCCGGCGAGGGCCAGCACGAACGCCAGCGCCGCCGCGCCGCCGATCGCCAGGTACGGCGTAGCCCAGCGGGGATGAAGGCGCCCGAGCGCGCTCGGCACCTGTTGGTTGGTCGCCAGCGAGTAGGTCAGCCGTGCAACGCCGAGAAGCTGCGACGTGACCGCCCGGCCCAAGACCAGCGTGGCGAGCAGCACCACAGCTACACGCGCTACCTCGCGCAGCGCTTCCGGTTCGAGCACCGTGGCGATGCCTAGCACCGGTGTCAGCAGGTACTCGTCGCTAAGGGGGGTGCGGCCGTCGCGCGCGGGAAGGAGCGACAGCGCCACGAGCGAGATCGCGCCGAGCAGGAGCAAGACCGAGATGGCGCCCGCACCCACCGCCCGACGCAGCGCTCGCCGCGGCAGCCGGACCTCCTCGGCAAGCCCCGAGGCGGCCTCGATACCGGTGGTGGCGACCGTGGCGAGCGCCGCCGCGAACGCGAGGTCGGCGAGCTCAGGCCGGCTGCCGAGCTCGACATCGGCGAAGGGATCGGCCAGCGTCGGTCCGAAGGCGAGCGCGAGGACGGCTAGCAACAGCACTGCGAGGAGGTTGACTACCCCGATCCGAAACGAGCGACGCAACCGTTCGACACCGAGCCCGCGCACGTTGCGCACGGCACCGAGCGCGAGCAGCAGCGCGGCGATGCCGATCTCGGCGGCTCTCGTGTCGAGGGGATCCCACAGCGCGCCGAGGTAGTGCGGCACGGCGAGCGCACAAACAGCAGCGACGATCAGGTAGTCGAGCACGATCGCCCATCCCGCGACGAAACTCACAAGCTCGTTGAAGGCGTAGCGCGCGAACGTCGACGCACCGCCCCGCTCGGGGTGGAGCACGTTGCCTTCGACGTAGGTGAGGGAGGTCAAGAAGTAGAAGAAGGCGACAAAGACGAGCACGAGCGGGGTGAGCCCGAGCGCGTCGCGCGTCACCACACCGAGGGCGAAGTAGACGGCCGCCGAGACCGTCCCGACCGCGACGCCAACGATCGCCGGTTCGCCGATGCCGCGCGCGATCGTCGCTTCCAGCTGTTCCAAGCGCGCCTCCCGCCCCTGGTCGCTACCGGGGCGCGACACGTGAGCCGGGCGCCGCCGCCATGCACCCAACTGGGACCTGCGCAGCTCGCTCACCGTCGCCGTCGCAGCAGAACAAGGCGCAGGAAACCGAGCGTCGCGAGCGCAACGCCGCCGACGACACCGATTGCACCCGGACCGCCGCCGCTTGCGGTCGTGACCGCGATCATCGCGAGCCCGAGGGCCAACAAAGCCAGCGCGAGAGCGACGGCGGAAGCCAGGTACAGCCGTTCCATGGCGCGAATCGTACGCTCGCGCTCGGCCCGAACCGCTACGCCGCGCGCTGCAGATCGCGTTGCGCCGGTCGCGGCGAGACCAGGATCACGCGGCCCGGCCTTTCCGCCAAGACGGTCTCGATCGTGTTGCCGAAACCGCCACCAGCGCGCCGCGACGGCACTGGCATCACCACCGCCCGCGCCTTGATCGCACGCGCCTCGTCGACGATGCGCCTCCCGGCACCGCCCGGCCGCACCTTCTCCCAGTGGCCGGTCACGCGCCGACCGCCAATAACGCGTGCCGAGTCGATAACGGTCTGGGCCGCTTCCTCCTCGGCCGGCATCGCCGCGTCTATCGGCAGGTTGTAGGGCACGGTGATCAGCACCAGCACGTGCACCGCTCGGTTGCGCCGCGCCGCGAGCTTGCAGGCGGTGCGCACCGCCTCGGGTTCGAACTGCCCGCCGTCGAACGCCACGAGGATCGACTCGTACTCGACCTCGCGCTCGACGACCGGCTCGGGCAAAACGATCTTGCGCGTCTCCGTCAGCCCAAGCCCTTGCCCCTTGCGGTAAGCGACGTACAGCGCGAGCCCGACCGCGAGCCACACCGAACCGACGGCCAGGGTGCGCAGATCGAGTGCCGAAACGACGACGAGCGCGAGCCCGGTGCCAATTCCGCCGACCACCGCGTAGACAGGCAACTCGTGCCCGCGGACGCGCAGGGTGCCGGGGCCGCGCCAGGGCCGCTCGACCTCGGGCGCGCGTACGCGCAGCGTGGCCACGGCAACGTGGGCGATCGTGAACGAGAGCATCGCCCCGAAGGCGTAGATCGTGCCGAGAAACTCGGCCTCCCCCGGCAGAAGCGTCGCGCAGGCGATGAGGCTGAAGGTGACGATCGCCACGTACGGGGTGCGAAAACGCGGGTGCAGCGACCGCAGCTTCTGCGGCAACTGGCGGTACTGGCCCATCGAGTAGGTGAGGCGAGAGACGCCGATCAGGCCCGCATTGGTGGCGAGGAAAAGGATCGTCGCCGCCAGCAGTCCGACGTAGATCTCGGCCGGGCGCTGGAGCACGCCGAGATGCATGTTCTCGACGATGCCGAGCACCGGGTCGTCGGCGAAACCTCCCTCCTCTTTCGACAGCGCGAGCAGGGTGCGCCCGTTGTCCACCGGCATCGCCGAGAGGGCGACCGCCGGCAGGAAGGCGTAGATCGCGAACACAGCGGCGACTACCGCGGCGATGCCGCGCGGAATCGTGCGCCCGTAGTCGCGCGCTTCCTCGGCCATGTTCGAGATCGTCTCGATGCCGGTGTAGGCCACCATCCCGACGGGGATCGCGACGAGGAAGTCGCCTAAGGTCGGGTTACGGCCGAAGTCGACGTTGCGAACGAGAACCTCTGGCGAGAAGACCAGCACCAGGCCAGCGACCACCAGCGCGACCTGCGTCAAGAAGTCGGTGACGGCCAAGATCACGTTCATCCGCGCCGACTCTTTGACACCGATCACGTTGATCGCCGCGAGCACCGCGATCACCGCGATTCCCGCGACGATGTCAGCCGGCGAGCGTCCCAGCTCGGGCCAGAAAACCCCGAGGTAGTGCGGGACGAAGAAGGCCGATATCGCGACCGTGATGATGTAGTTGAGCATCTGCCCCCACGCGGCCACGAACGCCCACAGCTCGTTGAAGGCGTGGCGAGCGAACGACGACGATCCGCCGGCTTCCGGGTACATCGTCGTTCCTTCCGCATAGGTCGCGGCCGTGCAGGCGAAGATCAAGCCGGCGATGACGAAAACGGCCGGCGTCAGCCCGAGCGCGAAGACGGCGACGAGGCCGAGCGCGTAGTAGATCGAGCTGCCGACGTTGCCGTAGGCGGTGCTGAAGAGAGCTCCAGCCCCGAGCACCCGTTCGAGTCCGACGCTGCGCGGCCGAAAGCGGGCCATCGCGCTGGAACGCTAGTCGCCGCAGGAGGCGAGCGCGGGGACAGCAGCGCCGGTGCGGAAGGACGACCCCAAGGTCGCCAGCTTCCGCACCGGACGCGCTGAAGTCGGGAGCCGAGCGCTCAGACGAGGAACGGGATGATCAGAAGCGCGACGATGTTCGCGACCTTGATCATCGGGTTGATCGCCGGCCCGGCGGTGTCTTTGTAGGGGTCGCCGACGGTGTCGCCGGTGACCGAGGCAGCGTGCGCCTCCGACCCTTTGCCGCCGAACTCGCCATCTTCGATCAGCTTCTTGGCGTTGTCCCATGCGCCGCCGCCGGAGGTCATCGACACAGCGGCGAAGAAGCCGACGACGATCACGCCGATCAAGAGCCCGCCGAGCGCCTTGTACGACAGCAAGCCGACAACGAGCGGGACGACGATCGGGATCAGCGCCGGCAGGATCATCTCGCGCTGTGCCGCGGCGGTGACGATCGCCACCGCGCGACCGTAGTCGGGCTTCTCGGTGCGCTCCATAATGCCCGGCTTTTCGCGGAACTGGCGCCGCACCTCCTCTACCACGGCGCCGCCGGCGCGGCCGACGGCCTCGATCGCGAGCGAAGCGAACAGGTAGACCATCATGCCGCCGATCACGAGTCCGATAAGCACCTCGGGCTGGGCGACGTCGAACGTGCCGAGCCCGATGTCACCGGCGTGACCGGAAGCGGTGGCCTCGTCACGGAGCTCCTCGACGAAGGCGGCGAAGAGCACGAGCGCGGCGAGCACCGCCGAGCCGATCGCGTACCCCTTCGTAACCGCTTTGGTGGTGTTGCCGACGGCGTCGAGCGGGTCGGTGACGTTGCGCACCGACTCCGGCAGATCGGCCATCTCGGCGATGCCACCGGCGTTGTCGGTGATCGGTCCGAAGGCGTCGAGCGCGACGATCAGACCGGTCAGCGACAGCTGCGCCATCACGGCGACGCCGATGCCGTAGAGGCCTCCGAGCTCGTAAGCGCCGAGGATCGCCAGCGAGATCAGAATCGCGGGCGCCGCGGTCGCCTGGAAGCCCTGGGCTAGACCCTGGATGATGTTCGTCGCGTGGCCAGTCTGCGAGGCGCGGGCGATCGTCCGCACCGGCCGGAAGCGCGTCGACGTGTAGTAGTCGGTGATGATGAAAAGCCCGGCCGTTACGGCCACGCCGATCAGCGTGCAGAGCCACAGGTCGGTCGCCGTCGGTACGTCGCTACCTCCCTTCAGCAGCGACGAGGCGTTCTCCTTGAAGGCGAGACCGTCCATCAGCCAGTTGCTGACGGGCAGGAAGGCGATCGCCGAGATCACGCCCGATGTGATCAAGCCCTTGTAAAGCGCGCGCTCGACGTTGTCGTTGCGCGTGCGCACCGCGAAGGTGCCGATGATCGACGCGATTAGCGAGACACCGCCGACGACGAGCGGGTAGACGGCGACCTCGGTCTTCTGCTGGAAAGTGAGGACGCCGAGCAGCATCACGGCGACGGCCGTCACCGCGTAGGTCTCGAACAGGTCGGCCGCCATGCCGGCGCAGTCGCCGACGTTGTCGCCGACGTTGTCGGCGATCACAGCGGGGTTGCGGGGGTCGTCCTCGGGGATCCCGGCCTCGATCTTGCCCACCAGGTCGGCGCCGACATCGGCGGCCTTGGTGAAGATGCCGCCGCCGAGACGTGCGAACACCGAGATCAGCGAGCCGCCGAAACCGAGACCGACGAGAGCATCGACGGCCTCTTTCTCGTCGACACCGGCGAGCAAGAGCACGCCGTAGTAGCCGGCGACGCCCAGCAAAGCGAGGCCGGCGACGAGCAGGCCCGTCACCGCGCCGCCCTTGAAGGCG
This genomic window contains:
- a CDS encoding potassium channel family protein, whose amino-acid sequence is MAKPMYVIIVGAGKVGWNLARELINKGHEVTVIESNLRRYQIVEEELEHAIQYGDGSELWVLERAGIERADLVIAVTGDDEDNILISQVAREKYGVPRIVARCNNPRNLQHFKLLGISPVVSATDLILRLIEHEVPEYGLVHLLDLPAEQLEIIELEVDAGSPAAGRRVGDLELPDGALVTAILRNGNGFVPNPDSVIEPGDEVLVVLDVGLENQVTDIFRSRPEAA
- a CDS encoding potassium channel family protein; this encodes MFVLIVGAGRVGSAIAKALLADGHQVSVLDEDPEAIQLLNQGSDLTWEERGGRFTVGTALELDALKEAGIEQADAFVASTDGDNTNLVVAQIAKRQFNVERVVVRVLDPLRARWYSEQGLQTVCPTQTAIDLMRAAVYGQIRFEGVAG
- a CDS encoding amino acid permease; the encoded protein is MEQLEATIARGIGEPAIVGVAVGTVSAAVYFALGVVTRDALGLTPLVLVFVAFFYFLTSLTYVEGNVLHPERGGASTFARYAFNELVSFVAGWAIVLDYLIVAAVCALAVPHYLGALWDPLDTRAAEIGIAALLLALGAVRNVRGLGVERLRRSFRIGVVNLLAVLLLAVLALAFGPTLADPFADVELGSRPELADLAFAAALATVATTGIEAASGLAEEVRLPRRALRRAVGAGAISVLLLLGAISLVALSLLPARDGRTPLSDEYLLTPVLGIATVLEPEALREVARVAVVLLATLVLGRAVTSQLLGVARLTYSLATNQQVPSALGRLHPRWATPYLAIGGAAALAFVLALAGDVDLLLGLYAFGALLAFTIAHLSVLVLRFREGARQRPFRVPLGIRVRGAVVPLPTLLGALLAAAGWVSVLVLHPGARWLGLAWLAVGLALYVGYRRTSGKPLTKRFRVPESVLREPLEQEYRSILVPVTGDPMDVEIVGTAGRLAAEEADETEGPPMLEVIYPLEIPLSLPLDAALPEERLETARRALQRARAVGEEYEGVHVQTAVVRTRQAGQAIVQEARRRGVEAIVLAAEAPSRTRGGRVLGGRGSPRDRTLGELTRYVLEKAPCRVILTAPPAGEEGERVGVAP
- a CDS encoding universal stress protein translates to MARFRPRSVGLERVLGAGALFSTAYGNVGSSIYYALGLVAVFALGLTPAVFVIAGLIFACTAATYAEGTTMYPEAGGSSSFARHAFNELWAFVAAWGQMLNYIITVAISAFFVPHYLGVFWPELGRSPADIVAGIAVIAVLAAINVIGVKESARMNVILAVTDFLTQVALVVAGLVLVFSPEVLVRNVDFGRNPTLGDFLVAIPVGMVAYTGIETISNMAEEARDYGRTIPRGIAAVVAAVFAIYAFLPAVALSAMPVDNGRTLLALSKEEGGFADDPVLGIVENMHLGVLQRPAEIYVGLLAATILFLATNAGLIGVSRLTYSMGQYRQLPQKLRSLHPRFRTPYVAIVTFSLIACATLLPGEAEFLGTIYAFGAMLSFTIAHVAVATLRVRAPEVERPWRGPGTLRVRGHELPVYAVVGGIGTGLALVVVSALDLRTLAVGSVWLAVGLALYVAYRKGQGLGLTETRKIVLPEPVVEREVEYESILVAFDGGQFEPEAVRTACKLAARRNRAVHVLVLITVPYNLPIDAAMPAEEEAAQTVIDSARVIGGRRVTGHWEKVRPGGAGRRIVDEARAIKARAVVMPVPSRRAGGGFGNTIETVLAERPGRVILVSPRPAQRDLQRAA
- a CDS encoding sodium-translocating pyrophosphatase — translated: MTDFLNDYGVIVALACAAAAIAYGLLTTRWLLAQPAGNEEMRAISAAVQEGASAYLRRQYTIIGAVGVVLAVLLGAALEAQGTNGVQVAIGFLIGGAFSGAAGFIGMNVSVRANARVAEQARKGVAAALSVAFKGGAVTGLLVAGLALLGVAGYYGVLLLAGVDEKEAVDALVGLGFGGSLISVFARLGGGIFTKAADVGADLVGKIEAGIPEDDPRNPAVIADNVGDNVGDCAGMAADLFETYAVTAVAVMLLGVLTFQQKTEVAVYPLVVGGVSLIASIIGTFAVRTRNDNVERALYKGLITSGVISAIAFLPVSNWLMDGLAFKENASSLLKGGSDVPTATDLWLCTLIGVAVTAGLFIITDYYTSTRFRPVRTIARASQTGHATNIIQGLAQGFQATAAPAILISLAILGAYELGGLYGIGVAVMAQLSLTGLIVALDAFGPITDNAGGIAEMADLPESVRNVTDPLDAVGNTTKAVTKGYAIGSAVLAALVLFAAFVEELRDEATASGHAGDIGLGTFDVAQPEVLIGLVIGGMMVYLFASLAIEAVGRAGGAVVEEVRRQFREKPGIMERTEKPDYGRAVAIVTAAAQREMILPALIPIVVPLVVGLLSYKALGGLLIGVIVVGFFAAVSMTSGGGAWDNAKKLIEDGEFGGKGSEAHAASVTGDTVGDPYKDTAGPAINPMIKVANIVALLIIPFLV